A genome region from Ctenopharyngodon idella isolate HZGC_01 chromosome 5, HZGC01, whole genome shotgun sequence includes the following:
- the si:ch211-155m12.1 gene encoding proline-rich protein 36, protein MKTIVLIIRNLFLITAAPLDQHHDREARSASEEEGMQALLNQMRDTLASVNKPPTQLPPTPPHPIADPTPKPAGLQLQEPSPQVQTAYILNPLSPVPVGPPVDPKPVQQPSVPQINLFISGLPQQDRATAAEPPKQAPSQQLMLANPESMPALQNPAQVVALPAPYSSILPQNAIVMPFSIPSQGYPHMIGPAFFGPETNPYFQPVNPLLGSQTFGPYPFYPQMYPPNPYFNYGMPNVAVTPSIILRERGQTLTTQG, encoded by the exons ATGAAGACAATAGTGCTGATAATACGCAACTTATTCTTGATAACTGCTGCACCA TTGGATCAGCATCATGACAGAGAAGCCAGATCTGCGAGTGAAGAGGAG GGGATGCAAGCCTTGCTTAATCAGATGAGGGACACTCTAGCGAGTGTCAATAAACCCCCAACCCAACtgccccccaccccaccccacccaATCGCTGATCCAACCCCAAAACCAGCAGGTCTCCAGCTACAAGAACCTTCTCCGCAGGTCCAGACAGCATACATCCTCAATCCACTATCTCCTGTTCCTGTTGGCCCTCCTGTAGACCCCAAACCAGTACAGCAACCCTCTGTGCCACAGATTAACCTTTTCATCTCCGGCCTTCCCCAGCAGGACAGGGCAACAGCAGCAGAACCTCCTAAACAAGCACCCTCACAGCAGCTAATGCTGGCCAATCCAGAGTCAATGCCTGCTCTTCAAAATCCTGCTCAGGTTGTGGCACTTCCGGCTCCGTACAGCTCCATTCTGCCTCAGAATGCCATAGTAATGCCATTCAGCATTCCCTCTCAGGGATATCCACACATGATCGGTCCTGCTTTCTTCGGCCCAGAGACTAACCCATACTTTCAGCCTGTAAATCCTCTTCTAGGTTCTCAAACTTTTGGTCCGTACCCTTTTTATCCACAGATGTATCCTCCTAATCCCTATTTTAACTATGGTATGCCTAATGTGGCGGTAACACCCTCCATCATACTCAGGGAGCGTGGGCAGACACTTACTACACAGGGGTAA